From a region of the Streptomyces sp. NBC_00193 genome:
- a CDS encoding response regulator, which yields MAKTRTRGPGSTYSRVVSGASGRVLVVDDNKVIRQLIKVNLELEGFEVVTANDGAECLDVVHHVLPDVITLDVVMPRLDGFGAAAQLRADPRTRHLPVAIVSACTQNEVEAGIAAGVDAFLAKPFEPAELVRVVRRLIERRDRRERKGAPAGRGRG from the coding sequence GTGGCAAAAACCCGGACGCGGGGGCCGGGGTCGACCTACTCTCGAGTTGTGTCGGGCGCCTCGGGCCGGGTGCTTGTTGTCGACGACAACAAGGTCATCCGGCAGCTGATCAAGGTCAATCTCGAGCTGGAGGGCTTCGAGGTCGTGACCGCGAACGATGGTGCCGAGTGCCTGGACGTCGTCCATCACGTGCTGCCCGATGTGATCACCCTTGATGTGGTCATGCCTCGCCTGGACGGGTTCGGGGCCGCCGCGCAGTTGCGGGCCGATCCGAGGACGCGGCATCTGCCCGTTGCGATCGTGAGTGCCTGTACGCAGAACGAGGTCGAGGCCGGCATCGCCGCCGGCGTGGACGCCTTCCTCGCCAAGCCCTTCGAGCCCGCCGAGCTGGTGCGGGTCGTGCGCCGGCTCATCGAGCGACGCGACCGGAGAGAGCGGAAGGGTGCTCCCGCGGGCAGAGGGAGGGGGTGA
- a CDS encoding UvrD-helicase domain-containing protein: MPRLAFDVAFCAQLGKLQGSVKQGVFDAWEKFERLTLDQLFKDQGLKLETLKQARDPHIRTIRIDQGTRGVVLAPDSGDTYVLLRVMPHDKAIAWAVKQKASINTVTQAVEIRDIAMLDELTPSYERLAPAPDQRLFARFSDGDLAALGIDDTTLRQARVLTTPEQLEVFAPYFPQDQREVLEYLAAGFAVEDVWRDLVAVSLANQPAEPVGPADYESAIHRTRTRIALVTASEELRDILEKPFDAWRVFLHPSQHKVAYRASFSGPAQVTGGPGTGKTVVALHRVRHLLRHLRDGDRILLTTYTNALVAALRAGLGALVEKEALRDRVDIMTVDAFAGRVVSTSRRPLRAGEEQARWDRAAQATGFTGTAQFLAQEYKHVILAQNLRTCEEYEAADRKGRGSALPVSARPLVWRAIEEFTRRLAADGLRTYLGTCAEAADLLQAGGPRYRHVVVDEAQDLHPAQWRVLRAAAPTRPDDLFITGDPHQRIYDTKVSLKAIGIKVAGRSTKMRKNYRSTHEILSWSTALLHGRSFEQLEDETGNETLLGYRSALHGNGPESHAAESPEAELKALVTHVRGWLDSGITPGEIGVSTRFNKTCEQVTETLRAAGIPATRVRGDAPALPDAVSIGTMHSFKGLEYRCVAVIGVHDGALPFPKAVTPPEVDRLQHEADLLAERCLLFVACTRARDGLYVSWSGKPSPFLLEAAR; the protein is encoded by the coding sequence ATGCCCCGCCTCGCCTTCGACGTTGCCTTCTGCGCCCAGCTCGGCAAACTCCAGGGCTCGGTGAAACAAGGAGTGTTCGACGCCTGGGAAAAGTTCGAACGCCTCACCCTGGACCAGCTGTTCAAGGATCAGGGCCTGAAGCTGGAGACGCTCAAGCAGGCCCGTGACCCGCACATCCGCACCATCCGCATCGACCAGGGCACCCGCGGCGTCGTCCTCGCACCCGACAGCGGGGACACGTACGTCCTGCTCCGGGTAATGCCGCACGACAAGGCCATCGCCTGGGCGGTCAAGCAGAAGGCGAGCATCAATACGGTCACCCAGGCCGTCGAGATCCGTGACATCGCGATGCTCGACGAACTCACCCCGTCCTACGAGCGGCTTGCCCCCGCCCCCGACCAGCGACTCTTCGCCAGGTTCTCGGACGGGGACCTGGCCGCTCTCGGTATCGACGACACCACACTGCGGCAGGCTCGCGTCCTGACGACGCCGGAGCAGCTGGAAGTGTTCGCGCCCTACTTCCCGCAAGACCAGCGGGAAGTACTGGAGTACCTGGCGGCCGGATTTGCCGTCGAGGACGTGTGGCGCGACCTGGTCGCGGTCAGCCTGGCCAACCAGCCCGCCGAGCCGGTGGGCCCCGCCGACTACGAGAGCGCCATTCACCGCACCCGCACCCGGATCGCCCTGGTCACCGCCTCCGAAGAGCTCCGCGACATTCTGGAGAAGCCGTTCGACGCCTGGCGCGTCTTCCTGCACCCCTCCCAGCACAAGGTCGCCTACCGGGCTTCGTTCTCCGGGCCGGCCCAAGTCACAGGCGGGCCCGGGACGGGCAAGACCGTGGTCGCGCTGCACCGCGTACGCCATCTGCTGCGGCACCTGCGCGACGGTGACCGCATCCTGCTCACCACGTACACCAATGCGCTCGTCGCCGCACTGCGCGCCGGCCTCGGTGCTCTCGTCGAGAAGGAGGCGCTGCGCGACCGCGTGGACATCATGACCGTCGACGCCTTCGCGGGCCGCGTGGTGTCGACCTCGCGGCGCCCACTCCGTGCCGGAGAGGAACAGGCGCGCTGGGATCGGGCGGCCCAGGCCACCGGGTTCACCGGAACTGCCCAGTTCCTGGCCCAGGAGTACAAGCACGTCATCCTCGCGCAGAACCTCCGTACCTGCGAGGAGTACGAGGCTGCTGACCGTAAGGGGCGCGGCTCCGCCCTGCCGGTGTCCGCCCGTCCCCTGGTGTGGCGCGCCATCGAGGAGTTCACCCGCCGGCTCGCCGCCGACGGGCTGCGCACCTACCTCGGCACCTGCGCTGAAGCGGCGGACCTGCTCCAGGCGGGCGGCCCGCGCTACCGTCACGTCGTCGTCGACGAGGCTCAGGATCTCCACCCGGCCCAGTGGCGAGTGCTGCGCGCCGCCGCGCCCACCCGCCCCGACGATCTGTTCATCACGGGTGACCCGCACCAGCGCATCTACGATACGAAGGTTTCGCTGAAGGCCATCGGGATCAAGGTTGCCGGACGCTCTACCAAGATGCGCAAGAACTACCGCTCCACCCACGAGATCCTGAGCTGGTCCACCGCCCTCCTGCACGGCCGCAGCTTTGAGCAGCTGGAGGACGAAACGGGTAACGAAACCCTTCTCGGCTACCGCTCGGCTCTGCACGGCAACGGGCCAGAATCGCACGCGGCGGAGTCTCCGGAGGCCGAGCTCAAGGCCCTCGTCACACACGTCCGCGGGTGGTTGGACAGCGGCATCACCCCTGGCGAGATCGGCGTGAGTACCCGCTTCAACAAGACCTGCGAGCAGGTGACCGAAACCCTCAGAGCCGCTGGCATCCCGGCAACCCGGGTGCGTGGTGACGCGCCGGCCCTTCCGGACGCAGTGAGCATCGGCACCATGCACTCCTTCAAGGGCCTGGAGTACCGGTGCGTCGCGGTGATCGGCGTGCACGACGGAGCCTTGCCGTTCCCCAAGGCGGTGACTCCACCCGAGGTCGACCGCCTTCAGCACGAGGCCGACCTCCTCGCGGAGCGCTGCTTGCTGTTTGTGGCCTGCACCCGGGCTCGGGACGGGCTGTACGTGTCATGGTCTGGGAAGCCGAGCCCGTTCCTGTTGGAAGCAGCTCGATGA
- a CDS encoding AIPR family protein, which translates to MSTKNTGGGNGDVALQVRQVGQALKAVYVDAGLLDVSDLDGKPPQEREPRLLSRALTAQAVRIVTGFSPQDAALTVIDGMADKGIDAIAVVDGADPHVYLVQAKWSKDGKAKSDRSAVMELLAGLRLIDDEDFAEFNPRGRQLAEYAKTVMAKGTVPVTQVVALMRADEVTEGFRHALIDGEKEFNRHGDVLGHRIILASEVWASVRKDLAHQPVELTADLFPWFAISSPYESYQGVVEAEQVAQWVEHGSSLFQLNIRNPLGRTPINNELIDTLTEEPAHFWYFNNGITVLCESVEKTQQSMRTPHTRPLTLTLHNASVVNGAQTVRSVAEAVAADEAATSAQVGVRIIVTGKAAGFAKQTTQATNRQNRVEARDFIALDPVQAAILEEMRAELGLEYSVRRSELDPPEDTGCSVVEAACALACAHPDSQYAARMATTLDVLWERGSQGIYDVLFRPQPGAYLLWNAVQVLRAVRRSLHALRPRYEGRGAALVEHGTYLLSHLVFRRLDTEAIDEPDPGLEWAAEAAARVPELVKELLPAVAAVIDELYTERSQIRAVCADVIRCREVADRVLTGTVATQDPDTRDKYRRVPTQRKPRRPNAVHVLIDRGVLEEGAPLTLATAYPLEAEALKRWLAENQKRALARWTNHRTKPILWGADGKQYSPSGLISHMWELAEWEQRPMANQGTARWVTATGETLADLAWRILGELEEPDGSTASAERD; encoded by the coding sequence ATGAGTACGAAGAACACCGGGGGTGGCAACGGGGACGTGGCCCTTCAGGTCCGCCAGGTCGGGCAGGCCCTCAAGGCCGTGTACGTGGACGCGGGTCTGCTCGACGTCAGCGACCTGGACGGGAAACCGCCCCAGGAGCGCGAGCCGCGTCTGCTCTCCCGTGCGTTGACCGCCCAGGCCGTACGGATCGTCACCGGGTTCAGCCCGCAGGACGCGGCGCTCACGGTCATCGACGGCATGGCCGACAAAGGCATCGACGCGATTGCCGTCGTGGACGGCGCGGACCCGCACGTGTACCTCGTCCAGGCGAAATGGAGCAAGGACGGCAAGGCCAAGAGCGACCGGTCGGCGGTCATGGAGCTGCTGGCCGGACTGCGTCTGATCGACGACGAGGACTTCGCCGAGTTCAACCCGCGTGGCCGGCAACTGGCCGAGTACGCCAAGACCGTCATGGCGAAGGGCACCGTACCGGTCACACAGGTCGTCGCACTGATGCGCGCGGACGAGGTGACCGAGGGGTTCCGTCATGCACTGATCGACGGTGAGAAGGAGTTCAACCGGCACGGGGACGTCCTCGGCCACCGGATAATCCTCGCGTCCGAGGTATGGGCCTCGGTGCGCAAGGACCTAGCGCACCAGCCCGTCGAGCTCACCGCCGACCTCTTCCCCTGGTTCGCGATCAGTTCTCCGTACGAGTCCTACCAGGGCGTCGTCGAGGCGGAACAGGTAGCCCAATGGGTGGAACACGGCTCCAGCCTGTTCCAACTGAACATCCGCAATCCGCTCGGCAGGACGCCGATCAACAACGAGTTGATCGATACTCTGACCGAGGAGCCCGCCCACTTCTGGTACTTCAACAACGGCATCACCGTGCTCTGCGAGTCGGTGGAGAAGACCCAGCAGTCCATGCGGACGCCCCACACCCGTCCGCTCACCCTCACCCTGCACAACGCCAGCGTCGTCAACGGCGCCCAGACCGTCCGGTCCGTGGCGGAGGCGGTCGCGGCCGATGAAGCCGCCACATCGGCGCAGGTCGGCGTACGCATCATCGTGACGGGCAAGGCCGCGGGATTCGCCAAGCAGACCACCCAGGCCACCAACCGGCAGAACCGTGTCGAGGCACGTGACTTCATCGCCCTCGACCCCGTCCAGGCCGCCATCCTGGAGGAGATGCGGGCCGAACTCGGGCTGGAGTACAGCGTCCGGCGCAGTGAGCTGGACCCGCCCGAGGACACGGGCTGCTCGGTTGTCGAAGCTGCCTGCGCACTCGCGTGTGCGCACCCCGACAGCCAGTACGCGGCCCGGATGGCGACCACCCTCGACGTGCTGTGGGAGCGGGGCTCGCAAGGCATTTACGACGTGCTGTTCAGGCCCCAGCCCGGCGCCTACCTGCTGTGGAACGCGGTGCAGGTCCTGCGGGCCGTACGCCGCAGTCTCCACGCCCTGCGCCCGCGCTATGAGGGACGCGGCGCCGCCCTCGTTGAACACGGCACCTATCTGCTCAGCCACCTCGTCTTCCGCCGCCTCGACACCGAGGCCATCGACGAGCCGGACCCCGGGCTGGAGTGGGCGGCCGAGGCCGCCGCGCGGGTTCCCGAGCTGGTCAAGGAGCTACTGCCCGCGGTTGCCGCCGTGATCGACGAGCTTTACACGGAACGCTCGCAGATCCGAGCCGTGTGCGCGGACGTCATCCGCTGCCGTGAGGTAGCCGATCGGGTGCTGACCGGCACCGTGGCGACGCAGGACCCAGACACGCGGGACAAGTACCGTCGTGTCCCAACGCAGCGCAAGCCCCGCCGGCCCAACGCGGTACACGTCCTCATTGACCGGGGCGTACTCGAAGAGGGAGCCCCGCTCACCCTCGCCACGGCGTATCCGCTGGAGGCCGAGGCGCTGAAGCGGTGGCTGGCCGAGAACCAGAAGCGAGCCCTTGCGAGGTGGACCAACCACCGCACCAAGCCGATCCTCTGGGGAGCCGACGGCAAGCAGTACTCACCGTCCGGGCTCATCAGCCACATGTGGGAGCTCGCCGAATGGGAACAGCGGCCCATGGCTAACCAGGGCACCGCCCGCTGGGTGACCGCCACCGGCGAGACCCTCGCCGATCTGGCCTGGCGGATCCTCGGTGAACTCGAAGAACCGGACGGCAGCACAGCATCCGCCGAACGCGATTGA